Proteins found in one Aquibium microcysteis genomic segment:
- a CDS encoding enoyl-CoA hydratase/isomerase family protein, with product MHSDVTPAQEPVPAYFGHARGLHMNRDPRGVLTVTINDGAGGPITFTARDHSEFTEAFYRIGQDRDNRIVILTGAGDWMAQIDFATFGNVGDPDVWSKVHDEGVQILENLANIRVPMIAAVEGRAHIHSEYALMADVIVAGEGATFSDLPHFSGGIVPGDGIFTTWSYRAGPGRAQSWLLDPMPISAAMAAEWGVVNEVVPDGAALERAHQLADRFLKAPEVTRRNARIHFVQPLKLRIVAEVGYGLSLEGASAAALVKTLPS from the coding sequence ATGCACAGCGACGTCACGCCGGCGCAGGAGCCGGTTCCCGCCTATTTCGGCCATGCCCGCGGCCTGCACATGAACCGCGACCCGCGCGGCGTGCTCACCGTCACCATCAACGACGGCGCCGGCGGCCCCATCACCTTCACTGCACGCGACCACAGCGAGTTCACCGAGGCCTTCTACCGGATCGGCCAGGACCGCGACAACCGGATCGTCATCCTCACCGGCGCCGGCGACTGGATGGCGCAGATCGATTTCGCGACCTTCGGCAATGTCGGCGATCCCGACGTGTGGTCAAAGGTCCATGACGAGGGCGTCCAGATCCTGGAGAACCTCGCCAACATCCGCGTGCCGATGATCGCGGCGGTGGAAGGCCGCGCGCATATCCACTCGGAGTACGCCCTGATGGCAGACGTCATCGTGGCCGGCGAAGGCGCCACCTTTTCCGACCTGCCGCATTTTTCCGGCGGCATCGTTCCCGGCGACGGCATCTTCACGACCTGGTCCTACCGCGCCGGGCCAGGACGGGCGCAGTCCTGGCTGCTCGACCCGATGCCGATCAGCGCGGCGATGGCGGCCGAGTGGGGCGTCGTCAACGAGGTCGTTCCCGATGGCGCCGCGCTCGAACGCGCGCACCAGCTCGCCGACCGTTTCCTGAAGGCGCCCGAGGTCACGCGGCGAAACGCGCGCATCCACTTCGTCCAGCCGCTGAAGCTCAGGATCGTGGCCGAAGTCGGCTATGGGCTCAGCCTCGAAGGCGCCTCGGCAGCCGCCCTCGTGAAGACGCTCCCGTCGTGA